CCAGTGCATCTACGGCTTCCGCGGCGCGCACTTCCAGAACATCCTCGGCTTCGAGGAGCGCTACCCGGACGCCCGGCGCTTCGACCTCACCGTCAACTACCGGTCCACGCCGCAGATCCTCGAGCTCGCCAACGCCTCCATCGCCTACAACGTGAAGCAGTTCGAGAAGGCGCTCACCAGCGTCCGGCCCGACGGCGCGCTGCCGGCGCTGGTGCCGTGCCGGGACGTGCAGCAGCAGGCGGAGTTCGTGGCGCAGCGCATCCTCGAGCTGCGCGACGAGGGGGTGCCGCTGCCGGAGATGTGCGTCCTCTACCGCGCCCACCACCACGCGATGGAGATCCAGTTCGAGCTGGCGCGGCGGGGCATCCCGTTCGTCGTCCGCTCCGGGGTGCGCTTCTTCGAGGCGGCGCACATCAAGGACGTCCTCGCGCACCTGCGCTTCGCGCAGAACCCGGGCGACGAGCTGGCGCTGAAGCGCGCGCTCCGGCTCGCGCCCGGCATCGGCAGCGCCACCGCCGACGCGGTGTGGAGCGCGCTCGCCGCCCGGCGCCGGGGCGGGGAGGGGGGCGTCGACGAGCTGCTCTCGCCCGACGTGGCCGGGCACGTCCCGCCCAAGGGGCGCGCCGGCTACCGGCGCCTGTGCGACCTGTTGCGGAAGCTCGCCCGCGCCCCCACCTCCGACCTGCCCGGCGAGGCCATCGAGCTCGTGCTCGCGGAGGGGTACGAGGAGCGGCTCAAGGCCGAGTTCGTGAACGCCGACTCGCGCCTCGAGGACCTCCGGCAGCTCGCCGAGTACGCCCGCGGCTACGAGGGCACCGAGGCGTTCCTCTCCGAGATCGCGCTCCTCAGCGAGCTCTCCGCCGAGACCGTCTCCGAGGGGGTTGAGCCGGACGAGAAGCTGGTGCTCTCGAGCGTGCACCAGGCGAAGGGGCTGGAGTGGCGGGCGGTGTTCCTGGTGTGGCTCGCCGACGGCCGCTTCCCGAGCGCGCAGGCGCTCCGCGACCGCGACGGCGAGGAGGAGGAGCGGCGCCTCTTCTACGTCGCCTGCACCCGCGCCAAGGACGAGCTCTACCTCTGCTTCCCCATCATGGCCGCGCCCC
This Anaeromyxobacter diazotrophicus DNA region includes the following protein-coding sequences:
- a CDS encoding ATP-dependent helicase, which translates into the protein MSRRYELKPAARPKGALHYAGLLNEEQQAVVEAGGGPILVIAGAGSGKTRTLTWRVARLLHEGAAPESILLLTFTNKAAREMLRRVEEVARTDTRQLWGGTFHHVAHRVLREHAPALGYAKGYSILDREDAKDVMSAAIADCGLAVGARRFPKADVVVDLVSMAVNTQTPLAEVLADQRPQFLPLADDVLRVARRYAERKQAINAMDFDDLLMNWKVLLVEHEPVRRLLAERFQHVLVDEYQDTNKLQGDVVDLLAGANRNLCVVGDDAQCIYGFRGAHFQNILGFEERYPDARRFDLTVNYRSTPQILELANASIAYNVKQFEKALTSVRPDGALPALVPCRDVQQQAEFVAQRILELRDEGVPLPEMCVLYRAHHHAMEIQFELARRGIPFVVRSGVRFFEAAHIKDVLAHLRFAQNPGDELALKRALRLAPGIGSATADAVWSALAARRRGGEGGVDELLSPDVAGHVPPKGRAGYRRLCDLLRKLARAPTSDLPGEAIELVLAEGYEERLKAEFVNADSRLEDLRQLAEYARGYEGTEAFLSEIALLSELSAETVSEGVEPDEKLVLSSVHQAKGLEWRAVFLVWLADGRFPSAQALRDRDGEEEERRLFYVACTRAKDELYLCFPIMAAPRDRERVVLKASRFVEELPGEPPVYERWQLDEPAAVPALPAANDPAALPSGVAGTEGARVIPLLFGKAPEPRPPAGGEGPGPDDPEGGDDVPF